A DNA window from Gigantopelta aegis isolate Gae_Host chromosome 4, Gae_host_genome, whole genome shotgun sequence contains the following coding sequences:
- the LOC121371272 gene encoding probable histone deacetylase 1-B — MTTNSYKRKVCYYYDGDIGNYYYGQGHPMKPHRIRMTHNLILNYGLYRKMEVYRPHKVTAEEMTKFHSDEYIKFLQNIRPDNMPQQTKYMQRFNVGEDCPVFDGMFEFFQLSTGGSLAGAVKLNKRETDIAINWAGGYHHAKKSEASGFCYVNDIVLAILELLKYHQRVLYVDIDIHHGDGVEEAFYTTDRVMTVSFHKYGEYFPGTGDLQDIGAGRGRYYAVNFPLRDGMDDESFDQVFQSVISKVMEMYQPHVIVLVCGADSLSGDRLGCFNLTLKGHGKCVDYIMKWNLPLMLLGGGGYTIRNVARCWAFETSVALGSDVANELPYNDYFEYYGPDFKLHISPSNMGNQNTPEYLDKIKSRLFENLRMLPHAPGVQMQSSEESASDDTETDSKNKIDQRISIRNPEKRSAGFKDSFDYKHEKTIARSKNYKPITKRPRTEEGDETGTKTVTEETKKDVDATESEKEKSITEELEGKIEEDSEISETVAESPTSECKDSSEAEEIQKLDNKVEIQDHH, encoded by the coding sequence ATGACCACAAATTCATATAAGAGAAAAGTGTGTTACTACTATGACGGGGACATTGGAAACTACTACTATGGACAGGGCCACCCTATGAAGCCACACAGAATACGAATGACACACAACCTTATCCTTAACTATGGTTTGTACAGGAAGATGGAAGTGTATCGACCTCACAAAGTAACAGCCGAAGAAATGACTAAGTTTCACAGCGACGAATACATCAAATTTCTCCAAAACATTCGTCCTGATAACATGCCTCAACAAACCAAATACATGCAGAGATTTAATGTTGGCGAGGACTGTCCAGTCTTTGATGGAATGTTCGAGTTCTTCCAGCTGTCAACAGGTGGGTCTCTAGCAGGAGCTGTCAAACTGAATAAAAGAGAAACCGATATTGCCATCAACTGGGCAGGTGGATATCACCATGCCAAGAAATCGGAGGCTTCTGGATTCTGCTATGTCAATGACATTGTCCTGGCCATCTTGGAGCTTCTTAAGTACCATCAACGAGTCCTGTATGTTGATATTGACATTCACCACGGTGATGGTGTGGAGGAGGCTTTCTACACCACAGATCGGGTCATGACCGTATCCTTCCACAAGTATGGAGAGTACTTCCCTGGCACTGGCGATCTACAGGATATAGGTGCTGGCAGGGGCAGATACTATGCTGTGAACTTTCCACTACGCGATGGCATGGACGACGAATCATTCGATCAAGTTTTCCAGTCTGTTATATCTAAGGTGATGGAAATGTACCAGCCCCATGTCATTGTCTTAGTCTGTGGGGCTGACTCTCTATCTGGAGATAGATTAGGCTGCTTTAATCTCACCTTAAAGGGGCATGGGAAGTGTGTTGATTATATAATGAAGTGGAATCTACCCCTGATGTTGTTAGGCGGCGGAGGCTACACGATTAGAAATGTTGCTCGCTGTTGGGCATTTGAAACGTCAGTTGCACTGGGGTCTGATGTAGCCAATGAACTGCCGTATAATGACTACTTTGAATATTATGGTCCAGACTTCAAGCTGCATATCAGTCCGTCCAACATGGGTAATCAAAATACTCCGGAATATCTTGACAAAATCAAAAGCAGACTGTTTGAGAATCTCAGAATGTTACCGCATGCACCTGGTGTGCAAATGCAGTCATCAGAAGAATCGGCTTCTGATGACACTGAAACCGACAGCAAGAATAAAATTGATCAGCGAATCTCGATAAGAAACCCTGAAAAGAGGTCAGCGGGTTTTAAAGATAGCTTTGATTACAAACACGAAAAGACTATTGCTCGTTCCAAGAATTACAAACCAATAACGAAAAGACCACGCACAGAGGAGGGGGATGAAACTGGAACAAAGACTGTGACTGAGGAAACCAAGAAAGACGTAGATGCAACTGagtctgaaaaagaaaaatcaattaCAGAAGAGCTGGAGGGGAAGATAGAAGAAGATAGCGAAATCTCAGAAACAGTAGCCGAAAGTCCAACTAGCGAGTGCAAAGATTCGTCAGAAGCCGAAGAAATTCAGAAGTTAGACAACAAAGTTGAGATTCAGGATCATCATTGA